One Leopardus geoffroyi isolate Oge1 chromosome C1, O.geoffroyi_Oge1_pat1.0, whole genome shotgun sequence DNA segment encodes these proteins:
- the TMEM53 gene encoding transmembrane protein 53 isoform X2 — translation MCSQLWSQPRPQVCCCPDGQQKPGPSVLGIFSFSDQGCIVIRYTAPWHMVFFSESLGIPSLRVLAQKLLELLFDYEIEKEPLLFHVFSNAGVMLYRYVLELLQTHRRFCHLRVVGTIFDSGPGDSNLVGALRALAAILEHRPAVLRLLLLVAFALVAILFHVLLAPLTALFHTHFYDRLLDAASRWPELYLYSRADEVVLARDVERMVEARLAHRVLVRSVDFVSSAHVSHLRDYPAYYTSLCVNFMRSCVHC, via the exons ATGTGCTCCCAGCTGTGGAGTCAGCCTAGACCTCAAGTCTGTTGTTGCCCTGATGGGCAGCAAAAGCCTGGGCCAAGTGTGCTGggaattttctccttttctgaccAG ggctGCATCGTGATCCGATACACAGCCCCATGGCACATGGTCTTCTTCTCCGAGTCCCTGGGCATCCCTTCACTTCGTGTTTTGGCCCAGAAGCTACTTGAGCTACTCTTTGATTACGAGATTGAGAAGGAGCCCCTGCTCTTCCATGTCTTCAGCAATGCTGGTGTCATGCTGTACCGATACGTGCTGGAGCTCCTGCAGACCCATCGGCGCTTCTGCCACCTGCGTGTGGTGGGCACCATCTTTGACAGCGGTCCTGGTGATAGCAACCTGGTGGGGGCTCTGCGGGCCCTGGCAGCCATCCTGGAGCACCGGCCTGCTGTGCTGCGCTTGCTGCTCCTGGTGGCCTTTGCCCTGGTGGCAATCCTGTTCCATGTCCTGCTCGCTCCACTCACTGCCCTCTTCCACACCCACTTCTATGACAGGCTACTCGATGCAGCCTCTCGCTGGCCTGAGCTCTACCTCTACTCGAGGGCCGATGAGGTGGTCCTGGCCAGGGATGTGGAACGCATGGTGGAGGCACGCCTGGCACACCGGGTCCTGGTGCGCTCTGTGGACTTTGTGTCATCTGCACATGTCAGCCACCTCCGCGACTACCCTGCTTACTACACAAGCCTCTGTGTCAACTTCATGCGCAGCTGTGTCCACTGCTGA
- the TMEM53 gene encoding transmembrane protein 53 isoform X1 translates to MASSELDYTIEIPDQPCWSQENSPNQGGKEVGTRQPLVILLGWGGCTDKNLAKYSAIYHKRGCIVIRYTAPWHMVFFSESLGIPSLRVLAQKLLELLFDYEIEKEPLLFHVFSNAGVMLYRYVLELLQTHRRFCHLRVVGTIFDSGPGDSNLVGALRALAAILEHRPAVLRLLLLVAFALVAILFHVLLAPLTALFHTHFYDRLLDAASRWPELYLYSRADEVVLARDVERMVEARLAHRVLVRSVDFVSSAHVSHLRDYPAYYTSLCVNFMRSCVHC, encoded by the exons AGAACAGCCCCAACCAAGGCGGGAAAGAGGTGGGGACACGACAGCCTTTGGTGATTCTCTTGGGCTGGGGTGGCTGCACCGACAAGAACCTTGCCAAGTACAGCGCCATCTACCACAAAAGG ggctGCATCGTGATCCGATACACAGCCCCATGGCACATGGTCTTCTTCTCCGAGTCCCTGGGCATCCCTTCACTTCGTGTTTTGGCCCAGAAGCTACTTGAGCTACTCTTTGATTACGAGATTGAGAAGGAGCCCCTGCTCTTCCATGTCTTCAGCAATGCTGGTGTCATGCTGTACCGATACGTGCTGGAGCTCCTGCAGACCCATCGGCGCTTCTGCCACCTGCGTGTGGTGGGCACCATCTTTGACAGCGGTCCTGGTGATAGCAACCTGGTGGGGGCTCTGCGGGCCCTGGCAGCCATCCTGGAGCACCGGCCTGCTGTGCTGCGCTTGCTGCTCCTGGTGGCCTTTGCCCTGGTGGCAATCCTGTTCCATGTCCTGCTCGCTCCACTCACTGCCCTCTTCCACACCCACTTCTATGACAGGCTACTCGATGCAGCCTCTCGCTGGCCTGAGCTCTACCTCTACTCGAGGGCCGATGAGGTGGTCCTGGCCAGGGATGTGGAACGCATGGTGGAGGCACGCCTGGCACACCGGGTCCTGGTGCGCTCTGTGGACTTTGTGTCATCTGCACATGTCAGCCACCTCCGCGACTACCCTGCTTACTACACAAGCCTCTGTGTCAACTTCATGCGCAGCTGTGTCCACTGCTGA